The following nucleotide sequence is from Cinclus cinclus chromosome 23, bCinCin1.1, whole genome shotgun sequence.
atttattttatttttaaatttatatatatatattttttttttttttaccaatatCAGGTCTAAATAAAAGATGGAAAAGCCTCTGGCTCGTGAGATCCAGCCTCGAGTCCGGAGCTTTGCACCTGGAAATCTCCAGATTTTGGATAACGGGAAGCTGGAACCAGAGCCTTGTGgatttttccctgctctggTGCTGTTTGGGATAATTCCAGCGGGGATTGGAGGGATGGGACAGATCAGGACACAAAAACATCCCCGCGTTTTTCCCAAACCCCTTCCAGGCcctgggtttgtttggggttggCGGGGAGGATTTTTGGCAGCCACATGACCTCTCTGTTAATTAATTTCAGCTGATTAGAGCTGGAGACTCCGCGGGGACAAAAGAGCTTTGCCGGGGATGCTCGGGGCTGGAGGCTGAGCTCTAATTTGTTCCCATTATgggcagccaaaaaaaaaaaggggaaaaaaaaaaaaaaaaaaaggaaaaaaaggggaaaaaaaaaaagctgcccGCCTCTTAATGTCTTCATTCCTGCCGCAGCATTCCCGGAGTGATGGATGGGATCAAGGCCGGGGAAATCCCGGAGGGATTAGAGCCTCAATCCCCTGGGCAAACAGCGCTGGAGAGGCTGAGCAGCCCAGCTGGCCACGGGCAAACAGAGCCAGGGAGGAGCACGGGGGGGAACAGcgacaaaaaaacacaaaaaaaaccccaaaaaaaccccaacccccccccccccccaaaaaaaaaacaaaaaaaacaaaaaaatccccaaaccactcaacccccccccccccacccccaccccaggaACCTTTTATGAGTTTCTTCCCCTCCTCGGCTGCAAAGCTCCCAAATTTTTGAGAGGGCTGGGTGTAATAAATTCGGGTTTAGGGATCAAAGGTTTGTCCAGAAGAGGTTTGAACCCTCGTCTCCTCAGCCCCCACATCGGGATTAACAACGCGGCTCACACCGTCACAATTCAAAGCTTTTAATCCGTTTTTATTTAAAAACGAGCCGTGTGTGAACGcgattttttaatttttatttatttttttttttaagggatcAAGATTAAATATACAGGCCGTGCCCAGGGAGGAATCACAGGGAGTTGgcacaaaagaaggaaaatcccAGGTCTCCATCCAGAGGTTTTCACTTCCCAGCACATGGAAAATTCAAATTATCCCAAGTTGGGGTAGGCCCAGGAGGAATtacaggagaggagagggaaataATTGTAATTCCAGCTGCAAAAGGGGAGAAATGCAATGGGGTAAATGCAATGGGATAAATGCAATGGGGTAAATGCAGTGGGGTAAATGCAATGGGATAAATGCAGTGGGGTAAATGCAGTGGGGTAAATGCAGTGGGGTAAATGCAATGGGATAAATGCAGTGGGGTGGTAAATGCAATGGGATAAATGCAATGGGATAAATGCAGTGGGGTAAATGCAATGGGATAAATGCAGTGGGGTAAATGCAGTGGGGTAAATGCAGTGGGGTAAATGCAATGGGATAAATGCAGTGGGGTAAATGCAATGGGATAAATGCAATGGGATAAATGCAGTGGGGTAAATGCAGTGGGGTAAATGCAATGGGATAAATGCAATGGGGTAAATGCAGTGGGGTAAATGCAGTGGGGTAAATGCAATGGGGTAAATGCAGTGGGGTAAATGCAGTGGGGTAATTGCAGTGGGGTAAATGCAGTGGGGTAAATGCAATGGGATAAATGCAGTGGGGTAAATGCAATGGGGTAAATGCAGTGGGAAAAATGCAATGGGATAAATGCAGTGGGGTAAATGCAGTGGGGTAAATGCAATGGGGTAAATGCAATGGGGTAAATGCAGTGGGGTAAATGCAGTGGGGTAAATGCAATGGGATAAATGCAGTGGGGTAAATGCAATGGGATAAATGCAATGGGGTAAATGCAGTGGGGTAAATGCAGTGGGGTAAATGCAATGGGATAAATGCAATGGGATAAATGCAGTGGGGTAAATGCAGTGGGGTAAATGCAATGGGGTAAATGCAATGGGATAAATGCAATGGGGTAAATGCAGTGGGGTAAATGCAGTGGGGTAAATGCAATGGGATAAATGCAGTGTGGTAAATGCAATGGGGTAAATGCAGTGGGGTAAATGCAATGGGATAAATGCAGTGGGGTAAATGCAATGGGGTAAATGCAATGGGATAAATGCAATGGGGTAAATGCAGTGGGGTAAATGCAGTGGGGTAAATGCAATGGGGTAAATGCAATGGGATAAATGCAGTGGGGTAAATGCAGTGGGGTAAATGCAGTGGGGTAAATGCAATGGGGTAAATGCAATGGGATAAATGCAGTGGGGTAAATGCAGTGGGGTAAATGCAATGGGATAAATGCAGTGGGGTAAATGCAGTGGGGTAAATGCAATGGGGTAAATGCAGTGGGGTAAATGCAGTGGGGTAAATGCAGCCTTTGATGggaggatggagctgctgccccgGGTGCTCCTGGCAGCCTGGATGTGGCAAAGCCCCTGGAATTGCTCCAGGATCTGATCAGCCAGGAGAATGGGAATGCTTCCAAGcgcatttctttccttttttgtttttatcatctttttttttttcccattttttaatcattttatttcccttcccttccctttccccttcccttcccctttcctggAGGGAAtcaagagcagagcaggagtcAGGCCAACAATGGGGATTAAATTCCACGTGTGCTTCCCattctcctccccccccccaaaaaaaaaattcccacaaacTCAACCCTCAGCTTTTCAGGGGAGGGACAGAACAGGACGTGTTTTcctggaggaaaaagaaaaacaaaaaaaaatcaactcatTTTTATCCTTCAGAAAGGTGAGGAaaaagaggggaggaaaaatgaGCAGCGCTTCTCCAGCCAAGGAATCctctggattttgggatgctgGCGTGTACGGAGCTAATTCCCAATTTATGATTATTAAAAGATTAAAGCCTGCAGCAGCGAGATTTCACACGAGGGCTGCattcccccaaaaaatgtcTTGAAGGAGGAAGGGCTTGAAATTATCCAGCAGCTCAGAGGCTGCTTCCTGACAGTgattaaaggaatttttttgggatacaggagattttgggaggttttggggtttcctAAAGCCACACAGGTTTTGGGACGCGCTGTTCCCATCCCAAAAATGAGTTccagggtttgtttgtttgtttgtttgtttgtgggggtGGCACAGAAAAATTAGGGGGTGGCTTTGGCACCTCCCTTGGCACACGGCCGGTGTCACAGAGCCCTGCTCGAATCAACCgtagagacaaaaaaaaaaaaaaaaaaaaaaacaaaaaacaccaaaatttgGGGCAAGAGGAGTCCTGTCCCATTATAAGGGCACGGAAAGGAAATCAACCTTGGagacaaaaaacccaccaaaatttGGGGTAAGAAGCCTCCTGCCCCAATGTAGGGAACAGAGAGGATTTTAATggggggcacagagctgtgctcaaATCAACCTTAGGGAAGAAAAATCACCAAAATTTGGGGCAAGAAGCCTCCTGCCCCAATATAGGAAGACAGAAAGGATTTTAATGGGGTGCACAGAGCCCTGCTCGAATCAACCgtagagacaaaaaaaaaaccaccaaaatttGGGGCAAGAGGCGTCCTGCCCCATTATAGGGGCACGGAAAGGAAATCAACCTTGGagacaaaaaaaccaccaaaatttGGGGTAAGAAGCCTCCTGCCCCACTGTAGGGGAACAGAGAGGATTTTAAAGGGGGGCACAGAGCCCTGCCAAGCCCTCCCCCCAATTTCACGGAGTTCTCAGGTCCCACTTGGGCATCCATGGGGTTGGGCAGGGGGTGGTGACACAAGGGGGGGGTCCCTCGCTATTCTGGGGGGGTCCTGCCCGGTTCAACCGGGGGGGGTTCAAGGGGCACCGGAGCCTCACCGAGGGTGGGGAGGAGACCCTAGGAAAGGGGGGGTTTGCTCCCCAAATTCCCGCACCGGGATGTGCTCCGGGGGGGTGAAGGGGACACAACGGGGGGGTCCTGTCCctaaaggggggggggggtggtacCGGAGCATCACCGGGGTGCTGGGGGTTCGCCCCCCTCTCCGTGTGCAGCTTCCCCCCGCTCTGCCGCCACCGGGATCGGCTcgctgggggaagggaagggaagggaagggaagggaagggaagggaagggaagggaagggaagggaagggaagggaagggaagggaagggaagggaagggaagggaagggaagggaagggaagggaagggaagggaagggaagggaagggaagggaagggaagggaagggaagggaagggaagggaaggcgGTAGAGGGCAGGGGGAAGGCGGCAGCCCCGCGGGCGGTGCGACGGGGCGGGGTTTTCccatggagcagggagagctccgGCACGTGCTCCAGCGGGAAAgaggggggagaggaggagtgggagtgggaatgggagtggggatgggaaatggggaatgggaatggggaatgggaatggggaatgggtaatgggaatggggaatggaaatgggaatgggaaatgggaatggggaatggggaatgggaatggggaatgggaatggggaatgggaatgggaatggggatggggaatggggatggggaatggggatggggaatgggtaatgggaatggggaatggaaatgtgaatggggaatgggaatgggaaatgggaatggggatggggaatgggaaatgggaatggggggaaccgggaaggggggtgggggggggaacgCGCGAGCCTCGGCCGTGATTGACAGCGGCGCCCGCGCCAGCCAATAGCAGAGCAGAGCGCACACAAGCCCCGCCCACTGGCGGCCCGCCGGCCGCGGCCTCGCGTGCCGCgccagccgccgccgccgcccccgggccGGGTGTCACGGGGCGGGCGCGCCGGCGAGCGAGGCCGCGGTCGGGGCCAGCGAGGCGAGGCCCGGGGCCAGCCCCGCCCGCGCTCTCCCCTCACACTCCACCCCCATTTTCcacccccctcctcctcctcccttaCCCCACGTGGCCGCGCTGAGGGGGAGAGGCGGGGTGAAGGGGGGGGGCGTTCCCCCACGCGCGTgacggggcggggcggggtTTCCCTCCCCGCGCCGGGAGGAGGGGGGGGTTAGGTGGCCAATGGGAACGCCGGACGCGCGGGCGCCGGGCGCGGGCCGGTCGCTGATTGGCTGTCGGGGAGTGTGGGaacggcggcggcggcgggttCACACGAATGGGCGccgccggcgccgccgccgccgggctATAAAAGGGCGAGGGCGAGGGGCGGGGGGTGCCGCTGTCGCCGCCGCCGCAcgctccgcgcccgccgccgcacgcgccccgcgcccgcccgccGCACGCGctcgcccgcccgccccgcgtCCGCCGCCGCTCGCCCCCCTCTCCCGGTTTCCCACACCTTCCCCCACCTCGCCCACCCGCCTCGCAGTCGGTTTGCCGCTCCGTTTCGCCTCCTCTTCCGTACACCGTACTCAACCATGCCCGCCGACACGGGCATGGAGAAACCGACCGCCTCTCCCATCGCCGGCGCGCCCGCCAGCGCTAGCCACACACCGGACAAGCCGCGGAGCGCCAGCGAGCACCGGAAGGTaaatggaggaggaggaggagggtgccGGTCGGGGCGCAGCAACGGTGGCGGCGGAGCTGGATGGCGACAAGCCCGCGGCCGTGCTGAGGTCGGTGATGGTCGGGACGCGGGTGCGGTGTCGGGGGTCCCGGGGCTGTGCGGGGGTCGCTGACCGGCTCCgctcctctccctccccgcAGTCGTCCAAGCCCATCATGGAGAAGCGGCGCCGGGCGCGGATCAATGAGAGCCTGGGGCAGCTCAAGACGCTCATCCTGGACGCGCTCAAGAAGGACGTAagtggggacaccggggacaccgggggatGGTCCGGTCACGGGAAGCCCTGACCGAGCCGCTCTTGTCCCGCAGAGCTCGCGGCACTCCAAGCTGGAGAAGGCGGACATCCTGGAGATGACCGTGAAGCACCTGCGGAACCTGCAGCGGGCGCAGATGACCGGTGAGTGCCAGCCCCGGGAGCTGCGGGCGTGGGCATCGCGATCGGGGGCTGCACCGGGAGCTGGAGAACAGAGGAGGGGGATCCGGACCGAAGGCAGGGCGCTGGGAACCGGACTCTGGAGAAGGGACTGGGAATGAGAGAATGGGAGACCGGCATGGGGCTCCTTACAGGGAACCGGGCTCCGGACCGGGGGGCGGGAACCGGGCTCTGCCCCCGGCATTAGGGCCGGAGGGGCTGGAACCGGGCTCTGCCCCCGGCATTAGGGCCTGGGAACCCAGCTCCACCCCGGGGCTAGGGAACAGATGACCGGGTGCTGGGGACGGGGTACCGGGCCCGGTACTCCGGACCTGCCACTCACCTGCCATCCCCCTCCTCCCCGTGACCAGCCGCTCTCAGCGCCGACCCCACCGTCCTCGGCAAATACCGGGCCGGTTTCAACGAGTGCATGAACGAGGTGACCCGGTTCCTGTCCACCTGCGAAGGGGTCAACACCGACGTGCGCACGCGGCTCCTGAGCCACCTCTCGGCTTGCCTGGGCCAGATCGTGGCCATGAACTACCccccgccaccgccgccgccaccgccgccctCCCAGCCCGCACATCTGGCGCAGCAGCCGCTGCACGTCCAGATGCCCCCGGGCACAGCTGGAGCCGTTCCCGTGCCCTGCAAGCTCAACCCTTCCGAAGCTCTGTCCCCAAAAGTTTATGGCGGTTTCCAGCTCGTCCCGGCTACCGATGGTCAGTTCGCCTTTCTCATCCCGAACCCAgccttccctcccagctccgGACCGGTTATTCCTCTCTATGCCAACGCCAACGTGCCGGTGTCGGCGGGAGGAGGCTCCGGGAACGCGGCCGCCACCCCCTCGGTATCGCCGGTGCAAGGTTTGACATCATTTGGGGGCAGCATTGGTTCAGCATCCCAAGCCGGGAGTCCCGTTGGAGAGCGCAGTGAATCCGTCTGGAGACCCTGGTGACTTCTTTCGAGTCGTTTCCACtctcccacaaaaaaaaaaaaaaaaaaaaaaaaaaaaaaccaacaaaataacaaaaactcTGGTTGGCTCCGTTGTATGGAGCCCCCTGttatgttttggggttttttttttttaaggataaaaaaaaaaaaaaaaaagcagatttaagcagataaggaagaaaaggaTCTCGCTATCAACGtgctatttattattttcagaggTTGGGATCTCGACTTGTATTTTTACTCCTTTAAAATGCCTTTATCTGagatacctttttttttttttttttaaagaaacgaacaaaaaaaaaacctaaataaatGAGAGATAGTTTTGTAACaaatattcaaaacaaaaagttaTAATGCCAAAGTTGTTTGTATCCCGTTGGTCTGTGGGTGTGTGCGTGCCTGTGTCGAAGACTTCCAAAAacgaaaaggaaaaaaaaaatgcaggtctTTCAATAAAGGAACTCtttgaaatagattttttttttttttttttcttccaccttttcattttgcttgagAGTGGGCAAGGACgagctcatttaaaaaaaaaaaaaaagactttttaatgACTTTATTTAAGGATAATTAGAAGGGATTTAGGTAAGAAATTGGGGAGAAAGTGATGGGTCTGAGAAGGAGTGGGGTTAAATAACTGAATTTTTCAGACAGAAGGACGAtcgctttaaaaaaaataataaaaaaaataaatcagctgctggaagctgaggAAAAAAGCCCTCGTGCCTGCTCCCAAAATCCGGCTGCTCTCCAGCTTTCCCTGTTTCctatttttgatttttgtggGCCGGGGTGGGGGTGGGTGCACAGAAGTTACTCCCGGGCCCACAAAAGCGGCCCGAGAGTCTGTCCCTATTGTCGGGAGGGTAATTAGGAGCTCTAAAGGGTCTCATCGAGTATGCAGCGGGCTCTTTGGGAAGGTGGGAGCCCTATTGAGACTCCTGGGAACTCGGAGCTGAGGGTTAATatgtggcttttttttgggttttgtttttttttttttttttttttttttttcctcctctctgctccctccccggTTCTCTCATTGACAAGGCCAGATAGACTCCGATACTCAATGCTGTTGTAAATTCAATTGCTTGGCCTCACAATACCCACCTCATAAAAAGAGAATAACTCGAGggttgtggctttttttttttttgttttttttttttttttctcctccgCTGAGCGAGGGGTTGGGCGGGGGGAGAGAactaaggaaaaacaaaaaaaaaaacaaaaaacaaaaaaaaaaaaaaacaaaaaacaaaaaaaaaaaaaacaaaaaagaaaaaaaataacccagttTTGCCAGCCACTCTGAGTCAGCCCCGGCACTTGAATCGTGGCCAAGTGGAAGCGATGGCACACGGAGAACGAGCCGCTTTCCAATTATCACCAATTAATAAGGTCCGCGGTgcggaggaaaaaaaaaaaaaaaaaaaacccaaaaaaccccaacatttgaGAGGGGAAATTCTCGGGGTGGAAGGAAAAGCTTTGTGCGCTCCCCTCCgaatttgttttccaaattttGGAATCTGCAGGAGGAGCGGCaggacaggaggaggaggaggaggaggaggaggaggaggaggaggaggatgaaggggGGGGGGCTGTGGGATCCCGATTTCCCTGATCCCAACCCCCTTCCCAGGATCGTCCTGGTGGGTGCGTGGGATGAGCCCAGTGGGACCAGCAGCCTTTCCCAGTTCAGAGAACGAGCTGATATTCGCAGAGCATCCCATGACACAAACCCTGGAGGGGCgttttttaatgacttttttaatatatatatttttaaatttttataattattttatatctttttatttttataattatttatatatatgatTTTTATAatgattatatatatattatttttata
It contains:
- the HES4 gene encoding transcription factor HES-4 isoform X1, with the protein product MPADTGMEKPTASPIAGAPASASHTPDKPRSASEHRKVNGGGGGGCRSGRSNGGGGAGWRQARGRAESSKPIMEKRRRARINESLGQLKTLILDALKKDSSRHSKLEKADILEMTVKHLRNLQRAQMTAALSADPTVLGKYRAGFNECMNEVTRFLSTCEGVNTDVRTRLLSHLSACLGQIVAMNYPPPPPPPPPPSQPAHLAQQPLHVQMPPGTAGAVPVPCKLNPSEALSPKVYGGFQLVPATDGQFAFLIPNPAFPPSSGPVIPLYANANVPVSAGGGSGNAAATPSVSPVQGLTSFGGSIGSASQAGSPVGERSESVWRPW
- the HES4 gene encoding transcription factor HES-4 isoform X2, which encodes MPADTGMEKPTASPIAGAPASASHTPDKPRSASEHRKSSKPIMEKRRRARINESLGQLKTLILDALKKDSSRHSKLEKADILEMTVKHLRNLQRAQMTAALSADPTVLGKYRAGFNECMNEVTRFLSTCEGVNTDVRTRLLSHLSACLGQIVAMNYPPPPPPPPPPSQPAHLAQQPLHVQMPPGTAGAVPVPCKLNPSEALSPKVYGGFQLVPATDGQFAFLIPNPAFPPSSGPVIPLYANANVPVSAGGGSGNAAATPSVSPVQGLTSFGGSIGSASQAGSPVGERSESVWRPW